AAACGTAATAGTCTGAAAGGACTGGTCGTACTGATGGATATCCGCCACCCGTTGAAAGACCTCGATCAACAAATGCTACTGTGGGCGGTCGATGCACGGCTTCCGGTACTGGTTCTACTGACCAAAGCTGACAAACTGGCATCGGGCGCGCGCAAAGCTCAACTTAACATGGTGCGTGAAGCCGTACTGCCATTCATGGGGGATATTCAGGTAGAAGCTTTTTCTTCACTGAAAAAACTGGGCGTCGACAAACTGCGCCAAAAACTTGATAACTGGTTCAGTACACTACCGCATAGCGAAGAGGAATTAAAAGAATAAAACCAAGTAAAAACACATAATTAGTGTGAAATATCCTCCGCACTACAACCTATATTCTTCTGACAAAAATATCACACATTGCGCGATATACCAGCTAATCCTGAAAGCGCCCGATAAAAAAATCGTCAGGAGCGATTACCTAGCGACAGCCCGGTAGGGAAAGTCATCAGGTATGAAGACGAATAAAAAAAACGCCCCGGTCATTTCTGACCAGGGCGGCTAAATTCAGCCAAATCCGATTACGTGAAGTAAAAGGTCTGAAAGATAGAACATCTTACCTCTGTACCCTACGTCTTTAACTCTACCCTATTTCTTCATCGGAACAAAGTTTTTTTGTTGTTTAATTTCATGAAAATTGGCGACCAATTACACAAAGTTAAACTATGTCACACAATTCTGTCATTTAATTACAGAAATATGTGATCCACAATAACCTAATGTGCTTCATCCCAGTTCATGCCGGTTCCAATATCGACCCGTAGCGGAACATTGAGTTGCATACACCCTTCCATCAACTCTCTGATTTTACTTTTAGATTCTTCCAGAACCGAATCTTGAATCTCAAAAACCAATTCATCGTGAACCTGCATGATCATATTCACGAGCGGCTTATCCTGTTGTAACCAGTCATCAATCGCGATCATCGCTTTCTTGATAATGTCGGCTGCCGTCCCCTGCATCGGGGCGTTGATAGCCGCGCGCTCCGCCGCCTTACGAGCCATTGCGTTACGAGAACGAATGTCCGGTAAATAGAGACGGCGACCATCCAGCGTGGAAACATAGCCCAGCTCCGCAGCCTGCTGGCGGGTACGATCCATGTATTCCTGAACACCGGGGTAGCGTTCAAAATACAAGTTCATGTATTTCTGTGATTCATGGCGGGGAATGTTCAACTGGCGCGACAGCCCAAATGCACTCATTCCATATATCAGGCCGAAATTAATGGCTTTTGCGCTACGACGCTGTTCCGACGTCACCTTATCCAGCGCAACGCCGAAGACTTCCGAAGCCGTGGCACGGTGAATATCCAGCCCATCAGAGAACGCGCTCAGTAAACCTTTATCGCCGGAAAGATGCGCCATAATGCGCAGCTCAATCTGCGAATAGTCCGCGGCAACAATGCTGTATCCCTTCGGGGCGATAAAAGCCTGGCGGATACGGCGCCCTTCTTCGTTACGCACCGGAATATTTTGCAGGTTGGGATCGCTGGATGACAGACGACCGGTCGCCGTCACCGCCTGATGATATGAAGTATGCACTCGCTTGGTTGCCGGATTAATCATCAACGGCAGTTTATCGGTGTAAGTAGACTTCAGCTTCGCCAGCCCGCGATACTCAAGGATCAGCTTCGGCAGCGGATAGTCCAACGCCAATTCAGCCAACACTTCTTCATTGGTGGAAGGCGCGCCTTTTGGCGTTTTTTTCAGGATAGGCAACTTCTGCTTTTCGTAGAAAATGCCTTGAAGTTGCTTTGTCGATGACAAATTGAACTCTTCGCCAGCCAGTTCGTAGGCCTCCGTTTCCAACCCGACCAGACGAACCGTCAATTCTTTAGAGTGCTCAGACAGAATCACGGGGTCAATCAACACCCCAGCCCGTTCCATTCTGGACAACACGGGCACCAATGGCATATCGATGGTCTGAAATACCTGGCGCAGTTCAGCCTGCTGTTGTAATTTCCCCCACAATTTCTGATGCAGATGCAATGTGACATCCGCATCTTCCGCTGCATACGGGCCAGCTTGCTCCAGCGCGATCTGATTAAATGTCAGCTGATTTTTGCCCTTGCCGGCAATCTCCTCAAACGTGATCGTTTTATGATGCAAGTACCGTTCAGCGAGGCTATCCATATCGTGACGTCCGGCAACGCTGTCCAAGACATAAGACTCGAGCATGGTATCAAACGCGATGCCACGTAATTCGATGTCATAGCGTTTCATTACACCTTTATCAAATTTGAGGTTCTGACCGACCTTCAACCGTTTTTCGTCTTCCAACAGTGGTTTAAGCAACGCCAATACCCGATCGCGATCCGGTTGTGCTGGCGCATCCAAATAATCATGGGCCAATGGCAGGTAAGCGGCCTCACCCGGTTTTATCGAAAACGACAGTCCAATGAGGTTGGCGGTCAGTGTATCCAACCCATCTGTTTCGGTATCAAAGGCAAAAACATCGGCATTTTTTAACCGCTCAATCCATTCCAGCAGCGTCTTTTCATCCATGATGGTGACATAGCCATCAGCAGAAAGTACCGACACCGTTTCTGTCTCGCCGACATGTTTTTCCGCTGTTTTGACAACCTTCGGTGCCGGTGAACGACTTTTTTTGTCTTGCAGCCAGGTGCCAGATGCAATATCGGACAGCCAACGCTTGAACTCATAACGGGAAAATAAACGGTGCAGTTCATCGATATCCGGTTCTTTGACCGTCAACTGCTCACATTTCAGGTCAAGCTCAACATCCGTTTTAATCGTGGCAAGCTGATAGGAAAGGTACGCAACCTCTTTATTTTTTTCGAGCTTAGGGGCTATCGTTTTGGCACCACGAAATGAAAGCTTAGCGATCTTGTCCAGATTGGCATATAACGAATCCAGACCACCGATGCCCTGTAGCAGCGCTTGTGCCGTCTTCTCACCAATACCGGGAACGCCGGGAATGTTATCGGACGAGTCTCCCATTAACGCAAGGAAATCAATAATCAGCGCTGGTGGAACCCCGTATTTTTCACATACTTCGTGCGGGCCGAGGATAGTGTTGTTCATGGTGTTGATAAGCGTCACGTTCGGCGTGACCAACTGCGCCATGTCTTTATCACCGGTGCTAATCAGCACGGGCGTTCCGGCTTTCTCTGCCTGCAAAGCCAACGTACCAATTACGTCGTCCGCTTCCACGCCGGAAACAGCAAGCAATGGCAACCCCATTGCCTTGACCATCTGGTGCAAAGGCTCAATCTGTTCGCGTAAATCATCCGGCATCGGGGGACGATGCGCCTTGTAGCTTTCGAATAACTCATCACGGAATGTCTTGCCTTTCGCGTCAAATACCACCGCAACATGGCTGGGGCGGTATTGCAGCAACAAACTGCGAAGCATGTTTAACACGCCATACATCGCACCGGTTGGCTCCCCTGCACTATTTGTTAACGGTGGGAACGCATGATAAGCACGGTACAAATAGGATGAGCCGTCTACCAGGATAAATGGGGGTTCTGCAATCTGAGCCATAGCCTGTTGTAATCTTTGTCAACTGTCATAACGCTAAGCATGCCATAGCTGAAGGAAAGAGACGATCCTTAACGTAAGGTATTCATCATTTTTGCATGGGCCATCGCAAGATCCATCTGTGGATAAGTTTGTGAATAGAATTGAGAAGCTAATTATCAATAGGCCTGACAGGAAATTTGATAATATTTATATCCATATTATTCATGTAGTTATGTAGATCTTGATTCAGATCAAGTATCAATAAACGACAATCAATTTTGTGGATATAAATTAATTGATAAAATATTAATGAAATAAGCGGATTAGTTTGAAAGATAAAAAGGATGAGGCCCGATGAATAAAACCACGCCGATAAAATCAGCGTGGTTTATTTACCACTTATTTCTTGTCGATAAGGAATTTCGCAACATCAGCATACTGTTTTACGTACGCATCCATAGAGCTGGTATCCAGGCCGTCATTCTTAATCATATATTTGCCATTAACAAACATGGCTGGAACACCGCGTAATTGTAAATCTGCCGCCGCTTTTTCCTGTTGAGCAACCAGAGATTTCACAACAAAGCTATTTAACGCACCATCAAATTCTTCCGCACTGACACCGGCGCTGATAAAAACTTTCCGAATATCGTCAGGACTTTTTACGGTCTGTGTTTTTTGAACCGCCTCAAACATTAGTGGGCTAACTTTATCTTCTACGCCCAATGCCATGGCCACCGCCCAGGCTTGAGTCAGGTTTTTACCCAACGGACCTAAAAAGTCAACATGATAGCGAGTCATTTTTGTCCCAGCGGGCAGTGCTTTTTTTACTGCTTCCGGGATACGGTAAACCTGCGCAAATTGATAACAATGCGGGCAATAAAATGAGAAGAATTCAAGAACTTGAGGTTCCTGAGTGGCAGGTCTATCCAGTTCGACAAATTGCTTACCATTGGAAAATTCAGCCGCCGAAGCGCTAAATGACAGAACAACACCAATCAGCGCAAACCATAATTTTTTCATAAAATACACTCTCTCCATTTAATTTCAGTACATTGGCATTAGCTGCAAAGGGGGCTCCTGTAACAGCCTAACCTGTTCGGTAAATATTGATGTCTGCTTAAGCCAAAAATCAGCATCAGTCATCCAGGGGAAATTTCGAGGAAAAGCGGGATCTTCCCAACGGCGCGCAACCCAGGCCAGATAATAAACCTGTCTCATTGCACGCAAAGGTTCGATTAATGCCAACTGACTATCCTGAAATTCAGCAAACTCACTGTAGGCCTCTAACAAAATATCCAGTTGTACGCGTTGTTCATGCCGCTCTCCATGCAGTAACATCCATAAATCCTGTATTGCCGGGCCATTACGCGCGTCATCCAAATCCACAAATAGCGGACCGTCACGCCACAAAATATTGCCCGAATGGCAATCACCATGTAAACGTAAAGAATGCCAATCAGTACGCCAATAAACTTCAACTGTATCAATCAGCTTTTTGGTTGCCTGTAAAAAAGCATGTCGATGTGTTTTTGATATTAATGGACAACGTTCCAACAACTGGTAGGGCACATGCAAATACTCCTTCAACCCGATTGTTGGCCGCACTGAAAAAGAAGATTTGCTGCCTGTTTGATGAATTCTACCTAAGAATCGGCCAACCCACTCCAACTGCTCTTCATTATCCATTTCATATTGCCGTCCACCGACGCTGGGAAAAACGGCAAAATGAAACCCTTTATAAAAATGCAGAGTATGACCATTTAGCGTTAATGGGGCGACAACGGGCACTTCATCTTCAGCGAGTTCGTGGGCAAACGCATGCTCTTCAAGGATTTGCGCTTCAGTCCATCGCTCCGGGCGGTAAAACTTCACAACGAACCGCTTCCGTTCCTCATCTGTAAATTGGTATACCCGGTTTTCATAGCTATTTAAGGCAGTCAAACCTGAATCGACACGCAATCCGGTATCCAACAAGGCATCCATGATCAATTCAGGGAACAACGTCTGAAAATTAAAAACTGAGCTGTTCATAACAACCACTATCAGTATGTAAGTTCAATTATGTGCATTTATCAGCATCTGAAGTACGTTATCGTTTACCGCATTAATCTTTAATAACGCCACGCGCACGAAGTAATGCGGTTTTGAAATCGTCTTCATAGTCTTTTTTCAAACCAGGAATCACCTGCTCTTTATCAGAGTCACGCATTTTTAGATGGTAAATAAGGATATCATCTGTCAGCTCACTAAACTGCCCCTCAAACCCCGCCTCCTGTGCAAGTTTTTGTAAAAATTGCACAAGATTCAAATCGGGCTCTTTTTGCCAGGCCGGGTGTAACATTTCGACCAGCTCATCAACGCGATGACATTTCATTTTTTTATCCTCAGGACGTTAACATTACGACAAAAATAACAGTCTTGGTTGTATGTTGAAAGAACTTGGTCTTCAGTAAAATTTTTCAGAAAATAACGTATGATTCAGGTAACAGGGGCAAAAAATGATCACAGGTGTCATTCTGGCTGGCGGACAGTCAACGCGGATGGGCGGCAGAGATAAAGGACTGTTGGAGCTTCATGGTATACCGCTATACCAACACGTTCTTGAACGTCTGAGAAATCAGGTTGACGAGATCATCATTAGTGCCAACCGCAATCAACCTGTTTATCAACAAAGCGGATGTAAGGTCGTCAGTGACATTGAGAAAGGTTTTGCCGGCCCATTGGCCGGAATCCTCACCGGAATGCAGATGGCAACATCGGAGTGGGTCATCTTTGTTCCCTGTGATGTCCCCGGACTCCCTTTGGATCTTGTCCATCGCCTATGGAAAGACAAAGAGGGAAAAAATGCGGCCTATGTTACAGACGGGCATCGAGATCATCCAACGCTATTGTTAATCAACCGGTGCTTTATAGAACCGTTAAAAAACTATCTTCGCAGCGGAGACCGTAAGCTGATGCTTTTTATCGAACAGATAGGCGCCAAAGCGGTTTCATTCGCCGATCAACCAAACGCACTCCTCAACCTGAACTCACCGGAAGACTTATCTAACTGGCAGAGACACCATAATGGATGTTAATCCTCCTCCTTTGCTCGCCATTGCAGCCTATAGCGGTACGGGAAAAACAGCGCTACTAAAAGAAGTTATCCCCCTTTTGGTAAAAAATGGCGTCAGAGTTGGCTTAATCAAGCATACACACCATCAAATGGATATTGATACTCCCGGCAAAGACAGCTACGAGTTACGCAAGGCTGGGGCAGAACAGACTATCGTTGCAAGTAACCAACGATGGGCGTTGATGACAGAAACACCGGAACAGAAAGCACCTGATTTATATGAGTTAGCCAGAAAAATGGATGCTTCTGTTCTCGATCTTGTCTTGGTTGAAGGATTCAAACATGAAAAAATCACTAAGATCGTCTTGTTTCGCCAATCTTTAGGCAGAGAACTTACTGATCTGATTGATGAACATGTGATTGCTATCGCTTCAGACACAAAAGTAGAAACATCCATGCTTCCACAGTTAGACCTTAATCAACCTGAGGAAGTAGCCCTGTTTATCAGACAGTGGTTATTACAGACAAAACAAGGCAACGTTCGCTTCCAGAAGCACTTCTCATAACCGGCCTCAACGCAAAAAGCCCCATGCTTTCGCATGAGGCCTTCTGTTTTATTTGATGCCTGGCAGTTCCCTACTCTCACATGGGGAGACCCCACACTACCATCGGCGCTACGGCGTTTCACTGCTGAGTTCGGCATGGGGTCAGGTGGGACCACCGCGCTATCGCCGCCAGGCAAATTCTTTTCCGTCCCGACCGTCATGCGCCTTTCCTCTCGCACAACCACCAGAACCTATCACGGAACAAGCTGACTATCTCTTCTCTCTCAAAACACCTTCGGCGTTGTAAGGTTAAGCCTCTCGGGTCATTAGTACTGGTCAGCTCAACGTATCGCTACGCTTACACATCCAGCCTATCCACGTCGTCGTCTTCAACGGCCCTTATGGGGACCTAAAGTCCCAGGGAAGACTCATCTCGAGGCAAGTTTCCCGCTTAGATGCTTTCAGCGGTTATCTCTTCCGCACTTAGCTACCGGGCAATGCAATTGGCATCACAACCCGTACACCAGCGGTGCGTTCACTCCGGTCCTCTCGTACTAGGAGCAACCCCTCTCAGTCTTCCAACGCCCACGGCAGATAGGGACCGAACTGTCTCACGACGTTCTAAACCCAGCTCGCGTACCACTTTAAATGGCGAACAGCCATACCCTTGGGACCTACTTCAGCCCCAGGATGTGATGAGCCGACATCGAGGTGCCAAACACCGCCGTCGATATGAACTCTTGGGCGGTATCAGCCTGTTATCCCCGGAGTACCTTTTATCCGTTGAGCGATGGCCCTTCCATTCAGAACCACCGGATCACTAAGACCTGCTTTCGCACCTGCTCGAGCCGTCACTCTCGCAGTCAAGCCAGCTTATGCCTTTGCACTAACCTCCTGATGTCCGACCAGGATTAGCTGACCTTCGTGCTCCTCCGTTACGCTTTGGGAGGAGACCGCCCCAGTCAAACTACCCACCAGACACTGTCCGCGACCCCGCTCAGGGGCCCACGTTAGAACATCAAACATTAAAGGGTGGTATTTCAAGGTCGGCTCCACGCAGACTGGCGTCCGCATTTCGCAGCCTCCCACCTATCCTACACATCAAGGCTCAAGGTTCAGTGTCAAGCTATAGTAAAGGTTCACGGGGTCTTTCCGTCTTGCCGCGGGTACACTGCATCTTCACAGCGAGTTCAATTTCACTGAGTCTCGGGTGGAGACAGCCTGGCCATCATTACGCCATTCGTGCAGGTCGGAACTTACCCGACAAGGAATTTCGCTACCTTAGGACCGTTATAGTTACGGCCGCCGTTTACCGGGGCTTCGATCAAGAGCTTCGCCTTGCGGCTGACCCCATCAATTAACCTTCCGGCACCGGGCAGGCGTCACACCGTATACGTCCACTTTCGTGTTTGCACAGTGCTGTGTTTTTATTAAACAGTTGCAGCCAGCTGGTATCTGCGACTGGTCTCAGCTCCGTCCGCGAGGGACTTCACCAAATCCAGCGTGCCTTCTCCCGAAGTTACGGCACCATTTTGCCTAGTTCCTTCACCCGAGTTCTCTCAAGCGCCTGAGTATTCTCTACCTGACCACCTGTGTCGGTTTGGGGTACGATTGCGTGTTACCTGGTGCTTAGAGGCTTTTCCTGGAAGCGTAGCATCGGTTACTTCGCCACCTTGGTGGCTCGTCGTCACGCCTCAGTGTTAATGACGACCCGGATTTTCCAGGGTCATCCACCTTCACGCTTAAACCGGGACTACCGTCGCCCGGCCAACCTAGCTTTCTCCGTCCCCCCTTCGCAGTAACACCCAGTACAGGAATATTAACCTGTTTCCCATCGACTACGCTTTTCAGCCTCGCCTTAGGGGTCGACTCACCCTGCCCCGATTAACGTTGGACAGGAACCCTTGGTCTTCCGGCGAGCGGGTTTTTCACCCGCTTTATCGTTACTTATGTCAGCATTCGCACTTCTGATACCTCCAGCAGCCCTCGCAGGCCACCTTCGCAGGCTTACAGAACGCTCCCCTACCCAACAATATCGCTATTGCTGCCGCAGCTTCGGTGCATGGTTTAGCCCCGTTACATCTTCCGCGCAGGCCGACTCGACCAGTGAGCTATTACGCTTTCTTTAAATGATGGCTGCTTCTAAGCCAACATCCTGGCTGTCTGGGCCTTCCCACATCGTTTCCCACTTAACCATGACTTTGGGACC
This is a stretch of genomic DNA from Brenneria rubrifaciens. It encodes these proteins:
- the yihA gene encoding ribosome biogenesis GTP-binding protein YihA/YsxC; protein product: MTQQYNYHMTHFIISAPDIRHLATDSGIEVAFAGRSNAGKSSALNTLTNQKNLARTSKTPGRTQLINLFEVTEGVRLVDLPGYGYADVPEAMKLKWQRSLGEYLQKRNSLKGLVVLMDIRHPLKDLDQQMLLWAVDARLPVLVLLTKADKLASGARKAQLNMVREAVLPFMGDIQVEAFSSLKKLGVDKLRQKLDNWFSTLPHSEEELKE
- the polA gene encoding DNA polymerase I encodes the protein MAQIAEPPFILVDGSSYLYRAYHAFPPLTNSAGEPTGAMYGVLNMLRSLLLQYRPSHVAVVFDAKGKTFRDELFESYKAHRPPMPDDLREQIEPLHQMVKAMGLPLLAVSGVEADDVIGTLALQAEKAGTPVLISTGDKDMAQLVTPNVTLINTMNNTILGPHEVCEKYGVPPALIIDFLALMGDSSDNIPGVPGIGEKTAQALLQGIGGLDSLYANLDKIAKLSFRGAKTIAPKLEKNKEVAYLSYQLATIKTDVELDLKCEQLTVKEPDIDELHRLFSRYEFKRWLSDIASGTWLQDKKSRSPAPKVVKTAEKHVGETETVSVLSADGYVTIMDEKTLLEWIERLKNADVFAFDTETDGLDTLTANLIGLSFSIKPGEAAYLPLAHDYLDAPAQPDRDRVLALLKPLLEDEKRLKVGQNLKFDKGVMKRYDIELRGIAFDTMLESYVLDSVAGRHDMDSLAERYLHHKTITFEEIAGKGKNQLTFNQIALEQAGPYAAEDADVTLHLHQKLWGKLQQQAELRQVFQTIDMPLVPVLSRMERAGVLIDPVILSEHSKELTVRLVGLETEAYELAGEEFNLSSTKQLQGIFYEKQKLPILKKTPKGAPSTNEEVLAELALDYPLPKLILEYRGLAKLKSTYTDKLPLMINPATKRVHTSYHQAVTATGRLSSSDPNLQNIPVRNEEGRRIRQAFIAPKGYSIVAADYSQIELRIMAHLSGDKGLLSAFSDGLDIHRATASEVFGVALDKVTSEQRRSAKAINFGLIYGMSAFGLSRQLNIPRHESQKYMNLYFERYPGVQEYMDRTRQQAAELGYVSTLDGRRLYLPDIRSRNAMARKAAERAAINAPMQGTAADIIKKAMIAIDDWLQQDKPLVNMIMQVHDELVFEIQDSVLEESKSKIRELMEGCMQLNVPLRVDIGTGMNWDEAH
- the dsbA gene encoding thiol:disulfide interchange protein DsbA — encoded protein: MKKLWFALIGVVLSFSASAAEFSNGKQFVELDRPATQEPQVLEFFSFYCPHCYQFAQVYRIPEAVKKALPAGTKMTRYHVDFLGPLGKNLTQAWAVAMALGVEDKVSPLMFEAVQKTQTVKSPDDIRKVFISAGVSAEEFDGALNSFVVKSLVAQQEKAAADLQLRGVPAMFVNGKYMIKNDGLDTSSMDAYVKQYADVAKFLIDKK
- a CDS encoding serine/threonine protein kinase: MNSSVFNFQTLFPELIMDALLDTGLRVDSGLTALNSYENRVYQFTDEERKRFVVKFYRPERWTEAQILEEHAFAHELAEDEVPVVAPLTLNGHTLHFYKGFHFAVFPSVGGRQYEMDNEEQLEWVGRFLGRIHQTGSKSSFSVRPTIGLKEYLHVPYQLLERCPLISKTHRHAFLQATKKLIDTVEVYWRTDWHSLRLHGDCHSGNILWRDGPLFVDLDDARNGPAIQDLWMLLHGERHEQRVQLDILLEAYSEFAEFQDSQLALIEPLRAMRQVYYLAWVARRWEDPAFPRNFPWMTDADFWLKQTSIFTEQVRLLQEPPLQLMPMY
- a CDS encoding YihD family protein; protein product: MKCHRVDELVEMLHPAWQKEPDLNLVQFLQKLAQEAGFEGQFSELTDDILIYHLKMRDSDKEQVIPGLKKDYEDDFKTALLRARGVIKD
- the mobA gene encoding molybdenum cofactor guanylyltransferase MobA, encoding MITGVILAGGQSTRMGGRDKGLLELHGIPLYQHVLERLRNQVDEIIISANRNQPVYQQSGCKVVSDIEKGFAGPLAGILTGMQMATSEWVIFVPCDVPGLPLDLVHRLWKDKEGKNAAYVTDGHRDHPTLLLINRCFIEPLKNYLRSGDRKLMLFIEQIGAKAVSFADQPNALLNLNSPEDLSNWQRHHNGC
- the mobB gene encoding molybdopterin-guanine dinucleotide biosynthesis protein MobB — translated: MDVNPPPLLAIAAYSGTGKTALLKEVIPLLVKNGVRVGLIKHTHHQMDIDTPGKDSYELRKAGAEQTIVASNQRWALMTETPEQKAPDLYELARKMDASVLDLVLVEGFKHEKITKIVLFRQSLGRELTDLIDEHVIAIASDTKVETSMLPQLDLNQPEEVALFIRQWLLQTKQGNVRFQKHFS